A single window of Leopardus geoffroyi isolate Oge1 chromosome D4, O.geoffroyi_Oge1_pat1.0, whole genome shotgun sequence DNA harbors:
- the LOC123592548 gene encoding 60S ribosomal protein L36a-like has translation MVTIPKTRQTFCKKCGKHQPHKVTQYKKGKVSLYVQGKRRYDRKQSGSGRQTKPIFWKKAKTTKKIVLRLECVEPNCRSKRMLAIKRCKHSELGGDKKRNSQVIQF, from the coding sequence ATGGTGACCATTCCTAAAACCCGCCAGACTTTCTGCAAGAAGTGTGGCAAACACCAACCCCACAAAGTGACACAGTACAAGAAAGGCAAAGTTTCTCTTTATGTCCAGGGAAAGCGGCGTTATGACAGGAAGCAGAGTGGCTCTGGTAGGCAAACTAAGCCAATTTTCTGGAAAAAGGCTAAAACCACAAAGAAGATTGTGCTGAGGCTTGAATGTGTTGAGCCCAACTGCAGATCTAAGAGAATGCTGGCTATTAAGAGATGCAAGCATTCTGAACTGGGAGGAGATAAGAAGAGAAACAGCCAAGTGATCCAGTTCTAA